The Nocardia sp. NBC_00508 nucleotide sequence CGAAGCCAAGAGCGCGGCGACATTCAAGGAGTTCAACGGGATTCGCTACGCCATCCCCGGCGACTTCGCCAGGGTCGAGGAGGACGGCACGGTCACGATGCTCGGCCGTGGCTCGGTCAGCATCAACAGCGGCGGCGAGAAGATCTACCCCGAGGAGGTCGAGGGCGCGCTCAAGACGCACCCGGAGATCTTCGATGCGCTGGTGGTCGGCATCGAGGACGAACGCTGGGGCCAACGGGTGGTCGCGGTCGTGCAATGTCGCGGCGGAAACCGGCCGACCCTCGAGGAACTGCGGCCGATGCTCACCCAGGAAATCGCCCCGTACAAACAGCCCCGCAGCGTCTGGTTCGTCGACGAGATCAAGCGCTCCCCGGCGGGCAAGCCCGACTACCGCTGGGCCAAGGAGCAAACCCAGGCCCGTCCCGCGGACGACCACCTCGAGGCGAATTCGAAGTAGACCCCCGGCGACCGGTCGGGCCCCGCGCCCTCGCAGCGGCCCGACCGCGGCATCCGGCATGACACCCCTGGAGTCAGCGTCGACGATCGGTCTGCCTCGGATGCCCGGTCCCGGCGAGGGGCAGGTACAGAATCCGGTTGGCGTCGTCGATCGCGTACCAGATCCGGCCGCCACCGGTGATCTCATATTGCCATTGCTCCAACTCCGCACCGCCGAGCTTCACCGACCCGAGGTCGTACTTCAGTCGATGCTGCCGCGAAGGATTCGCGGCGCTTCGCGGGTCGCTGGTGATATCGACCCAGGCTCGATCGAGGTTGCCGGGTGCTTGGGCGAGCAGCTCGGCCCATCCTCGCGCCGCGTTCAGATTGTGCACCACAACTCGCCAGGGATTTGGGCGCGGAACCTCATCGCCTCTGTGGAGTTTCATTCCGCACGTCCCGGACGGGATACCTCGCTGAAGTCCGACGGGTCGAACGGTCCGGCCAGTCGATGTGCCAATTCCGGCTGGGCGTATATCTCGGCTGTGTGCTGCCAGGCGACGAGATCCCGGGCGAACGGGGTGAACAGTCCGGTATCGGCTCCGGCAATCAACTGATCCAGCAGTTCAGCGGCCGCCTCGGCGCGACCGGTGTCCGGTAGCCATTTCAGCCAGGGCAGTTCTTCCTCGAAGACTTCCTCCGCCAGGCTGCGGTTCGATTTGGCGATGATGGCGATGGTTCGGGCGAGCAGGCGCAATGCCGTCTCCTTGGCCTCGAAGCGTTCGGAACGAGACAGCACCAGATTCTCGGCGTCGCGGCGCTCCAGTATGACGTCGGCATCGGCCAAAGCGGGAAACACCGATGTTTGCTTGCGAATCAAGTCGCTGAACGGGAAGCTCTTTGCGGTCATACGCCTACTTTACTCCACTTCTGAAGTAGTTCAGTATATGGGTCTAATCGGCGAACTCGGCACGGTAGTCGGCCCGTCATGGCGGCGGGCGGACTCGGTGGTATTCCCTTCAGGCGGGGGTACCGGCCAGCATGGCGCCGAGGGCGCGCAGGTGGTCGGTGCCCGTGCCGAGGGCGAACTCGTTGTGTTTGGCGGCGGTGAAGTAGTTGTGCGCGATGTGGTCGCGGTCGATGCCGACGCCGCCGTGTATGTGGACGACGGTGTGCGCGACGCGGTGGCCCGCGTCGGCGGCCCAGAACTTGGCGGTGTGCACGGCCTCGGCCGCGGGCAGGTCCTCCGACAGCAGCCATGCGGCCTGCGTGACCGCCAGGCGCAGGCCTTGGACGTCGATGTATCCGTCGGCGAGACGCTGGGCTACGGCTTGGAAACTGCCGACCGCTTTGCCGAACTGTTCTCGCTCCCTCGCGTATTCGGCGACCAGGTCGAGCGCTCGTTCCAGGGTGCCCAGCTGCATGGCGCTCAGCCCCAGCCAGGCGCGGGTGAGGATCCAGTCGAGGATCTCCGCACCGCCCTCGACGGTGCCGATCAATTCGCCGGGCGTATCGGTGAGTTCGACCGCGAACTCCGGGCTGCGGTCGACGACCTGCTGCGCCGTCACCGCAGCCGCCGCCGGGTCGACCAGGAAGACCGCGGTGGTGCCGGATACCGTGGCGGGAACGAGGATTCGCTCGGCGCGGTTCGCGTAGGGCACGGTCGTTTTGGCGCCGGTGAGCCGCCAGCCTTCGTCGGTCTCGATCGCGGTGGTGGTCGGCGTGGCGGGTTCCCAGTTGCGCTCCTCCGCCAGCGCCACGGTGAGGTTGACCCGACCCGCTCCGGCCTGGGTGGCCAGATCCTGTTGCGCCGCATCGCCGAAGCGGGCCAGCGCGCCCGCGCCGAGGGCGATGGACCACAGATACGGCACGGCCGCGACGTGCTTGCCCAGCTCGCGCAGGATGGCGGTCTGCTCGAGTGGGCCGAGGTCGCTGCCGCCGACCGACTCGGGCAGCGCCGCCGCGAGCACGCCGGTCTCGGCCAGTGAACTCCACAGCGGCTGGTCGAATCGCTCGTCCGCGGTGTCGAGTTCGCGCAATCGGTCAGCGGTGACCAGTTTGCCGCACACCTCGCCGGTGAGCCGGGCGAGATCGAGTTGGGCTTCGGTAGGGGTGAAATCCATGGTGGTCTTCCTGCTTTCGATCAGCGCGCCGCGGCAGGCTGCTTGAGGGCGGTCATCGCGATGATGTCGCGCTGCACCTCGTTGGTGCCGCCGCCGAAGGTCAGGATGAGGGCGGCGCGATGCATTCGCTCCAGTCGTCCGCGCAGTTCGGCGCCGGGGGAGTCCTGGCGCAGGTACGCCTGCGGACCGAGCACCTCCATGAGCAGCCGGTAGGCCTCGGTGGCGAGCTCGGTGCCGTACACCTTGCAGGTCGAGGCGTCCCACGGCCGCGGAGCCGCGTCACCGCCCGCGTCGGCCCGGCTGGCGATCTCCCAGTTCAGCAGCTTGAGGTATTCGACCTTGGCGTGCACCCTGGCCAGGTTGAGCTGCACCCACTCCCGGTCGATCACCCGGGAGCCGTCACTGGCCTTGGTGTTGCTCGCCCACTCGACGGTCTGGCGCAGCGCCAGCCCCAATGGCCCGGCGGAAGTCAGCGCCACGCGCTCGTGGTTGAGCTGGTTGGTGATCAGTGCCCAGCCGCCGTTCTCCTGACCGACCAGCGCGCTCGCGGGCACCCGGACGTCTTGGTAGTACGTCGCGCTGGTGTCCGGTCCCGCCATCGTGTGCACCGAGGTCCAGGAGAAGCCCTCGGCGGTGGTCGGCACGATGAGCATGCTGATGCCCTTGTGCTTCTTGGCTGTCGGGTCGGTGCGCACGGCGAGCCAGACGTAGTCGGCGTAGGCGATCAGGCTGGTCCACATCTTCTGGCCGTTGATCACGTAGTCGTCGCCGTCGCGCACCGCGGTGGTGCGCAGGCTGGCCAGGTCGGTGCCCGCGCCCGGCTCGGAGTAGCCGATGGAGAAGTGGAGTTCGCCCGCCGCGATCTTGGGCAGGAAGAACTTCTTCTGCTCCTCGCTGCCGTAGTGCATGATCGTCGGCGCGACCGAGTTGATGGTCAGGAAGGGCACCGGCGCGCCCGCGATCGCGGCCTCGTCGGTGAAGATCAGCTGGTCCATGGTCGGGCGGTCCTGGCCGCCGTACTCCTTGGGCCAGCCCAGTGCCAGCCAGCCGTCGTGGCCCATCTGCTGGACGACTTCGCGGTAGACGTTGCCCTGCCCGTACTCACCGGTCTGCGCGCTGAGCGCCTCCTTGCGCTCGGGGGTGATGAGCCGCGCGAAGTAGTCGCGCAGCTCCGCGCGCAGCTGCTCCTGTTGCGGCGTGTACGCAATGCGCATGGCAATACCTCTTGGGGGATGGTCAGCCGACGGAGCTTGCGGAGTCGGCGGGGTGGGTTGGACTTGGGGGTGGTCAGCCGACGGAGCTTGCGGAGTCGGCGGGGTGGGTTGGACCGAGCCTTCGTTGGATCGGGTTCTCCCGATCATTGCATATGGACTGAAACATGTTCCAGTATTGATACCGAATCCCCGATGGCGCTTCGACCGGGCCGATCGGCTTGTTAGGCTTCTGCTGGAGCTGTGGTAAAGGAGTTGCCATGAAGATCAGTGTCGATCTCGACCAATGCGAAGCGAATGGAATCTGCGTCGGAATCGCCCCCGACGTGTTCGAACTCGATGACGAGGACGTGCTGCACATCGCGAACGCCGAGGTACCCGCCGATCGGCTCGCCGACGTCGAGGACGCAGTCGCGCAGTGCCCCAAGGCCGCGTTGCGGCTGCAGTGAACGACCCTTGCCGTAAGTTGGAACACGTTCTAGAGTCGGCCGCGTGAGCAATGATCTGAGCCTTGCGGGCCGAGTGGCGATCGTGACCGGCGGCGGCGCCGGACTTGGGCGGGCCGAAGCGCTCGCGCTGGCCGGGGCCGGCGCCTCCGTGGTGGTCAACGACATCGCGGACTCGGACGCGGTCGCCGACACGCTCGCCGAAATCCGCGCCTTGGGTGCCAAGGCCGAGTTCGTCGCGGGCAGCATCGCGGAGCGGGCCACCGCCGACGCGCTGATCCGCACCGCCGAGGAATCCTTCGGGTCGGTCGACATCGTCGTCAACAACGCGGGTATCACCCGCGACCGCATGCTGTTCAACATGTCCGACGAGGACTTCGACGCGGTCGTCGCGGTGCATCTGCGCGGCCATTTCCTGTTGTCGCGCAACGCCGCCGCATACTGGCGAGGAAAGTCCAAGCAGACGGGCGCCCCGGTGTACGGCAGGTTGGTCAACACCTCCTCGGAGGCGGGCTTGCTCGGCCCGGAGGGGCAGGCCAACTACGGTGCCGCGAAGGCGGGCATCACCGCGTTGACCCTTTCGGCCGCGCGAGCGCTGTCGCGCTACGGCGTGCGCGCCAACGCGATCGCGCCGCGTGCTCGAACCGCGATGACCGAGGCGGTGTTCAGCCCCGCCCCGGAGGGGGGTGTCGATCCGCTGTCGCCGGATCACGTGGCGCGGCTGGTGGCCTACCTCGCCTCGCCCGCGGCCGATGCGGTCAACGGGCAGTTGTTCGTCGTCTACGGGGGGATGGTGGCGCTCATGGCGGCTCCGGTAGTCGAACGCCGGTTCGACGCCGCCGATGGGCAATGGTCGGGGCGGGATCTGGCAGACATGCTGGGCGGCTACTTCGCCGATCGCCCGGCGGAGCGGACCTTCTCGGCCTCCGCCCTGATCGATCTGGGCTGAGCGGCGGCTTGCCGCGGGTGCGCTACTGATCAGCTGTCCAACTGTTGATCGGGGGATCGGCGCTTGGTAGACATGGGGACTGGGTATGTCACGCTTCACAGAGGTGGGATCATTCCCGGGTGAAACCGGTGTCAATTTAATATGTCGATCTTTCGAGAAAATGCACGTCAAAAGTGTGAAAAATGCTTCCGGCAACACGGTGAACATGTTCTAATCGTTCCGGCGGTGCGGCCACGGTTGAGATTCGCGCCGTGCGCCGTGTACGTCGGTTGAGCAAGGAGGATCGCGGATGAACGAGGTCCTTGCCGTGCCGTTGCGGGCCGTTGGTGGATTCTTCGAACTCATCGCCGACGTCGCACGTTCCAGCGTGCGCCGACCCTTTCAATGGCGTGAGTTCATCGACCAATCCTGGTTCATCGCGCGAGTATCGATCGTCCCGACATTGTTGGTGGCGATTCCGTTCACCGTTCTGGTGAGCTTCACGCTGAACATTCTGTTGCGCGAGATCGGTGCAGCCGATCTCAGCGGCGCGGGCGCGGCATTCGGCTCCGTTACTCAGGTGGGGCCGATCGTCACCGTGCTCATCGTCGCAGGAGCAGGCGCCACCGCGATCTGCGCCGATCTCGGCGCGCGCACCATCCGTGAGGAAATCGACGCCATGCGGGTGCTCGGCATCAACCCGGTGCACCGCTTGGTGGTGCCGCGCGTGCTCGCGTCGATGTTCGTGGCGCTGATGCTCAACAGCCTGGTGTGCACGATCGGCATCGTCGGCGGGTTTCTGTTCTCGGTGTATCTGCAGGATGTGAATCCCGGTGCATTCGTCAATGGCATCACGCTGCTCACCCATCTGCCCGAGCTGATCATTTCCGAGGTGAAAGCCGGGTTGTTCGGGCTGATCGCCGGGCTGGTCGCCTGCTATCTGGGCCTGAATGTCAAAGGTGGACCCAAGAGTGTCGGTGATGCGGTGAATCAGACCGTAGTCTTCGCCTTCATGGCCCTGTTCGTCGTGAACGTGGTGGTCACTGCCGTCGGCATCAAGTTCACGGCGCGGTGACCCGATGGCCTTCGTAATCCAATCCCGCTTCCCCCGGACCATTCGGCGTGTGCGCCGGATGTCGGACTCGCTCGATTCGGTGGGCAAGCACGCCGTGTTCTACGGCCGAGCGCTGGGCTCCATTCCGCGGGCGCTGGTGCACTACCGCACCGAGACGGTCCGCCTTATTGCCGAAATCAGCATGGGCACAGGCGCTTTGGCGGTCATCGGCGGCACGGTGGTGATCGTCGGATTCCTCACGCTGTTCGCGGGCGGCACCATCGCGGTGCAGGGCTACAGCTCACTGGGCAACATCGGCGTCGAGGCGCTCACCGGTTTCTTCGCGGCGTTCATCAATGTCCGCATCGCGGCGCCGGTAATCTCCGGCATCGGTCTGGCCGCCACCATCGGGGCAGGCTCCACCGCGCAGCTGGGCGCGATGCGGGTGGCCGAGGAGATCGACGCGCTGGAGTCGATGGCGATCCGGCCGGTGCCGTACCTGGTCGGCACTCGTGTGTTGGCCGGGATGATCGCGATCGTCCCGCTCTACGCGCTCGCGGTGATCGCCTCGTTCCTGGCGAGCCGGTTCGCCACGGTGGTGATCTACGGGCAGTCAGCGGGCGTCTACGACCATTACTTCTCGACCTTTCTCATCCCCAGCGACATTCTCTGGTCATTCGCCCAGGCGATCTTCATGGCCTTGGCGGTCATGTTGATCCACACCTACTACGGCTACAACGCCGCGGGCGGGCCGGTCGGCGTCGGTGTCGCGGTAGGCAACGCGGTGCGGGCCTCGCTGGTCGCGGTGGTCACGGTGACCCTGCTGATCTCGCTGGCCATCTACGGCACCTCCGGCAACTTCCATCTCTCCGGATAAGCGAAATGGCGGAATCGAAGCAAACGGAAAGCCACTTCCTGCGGGCGATGCGCGGCGGGCTCGGGCTGAAACTCGCGGGGGCCGCGATGGTGCTCGCGCTGGTCGCGATCGTGGCGGTCTCGTTGATCATGTTCGTCGGCGGGTTCACCCCCACGGCCACCGTGATGGTGGACGCGCCGCGCAGCGGCTTGGTCCTCGACCCGGATGCCAAGGTGAAGATCCGCGGTGTCGAGATCGGCCGTGTCGCGTCCGTCGACAACACCGCCGAGGGCGCCACGCTGAAACTGGCCCTCGATCCGGAATTGCTGAAGCTGGTGCCGTCCAACGCGGAGGTCGACATCAGGTCCACCACGGTGTTCGGCGCGAAATACGTCAACTTCATTGTCCC carries:
- a CDS encoding acyl-CoA dehydrogenase family protein encodes the protein MDFTPTEAQLDLARLTGEVCGKLVTADRLRELDTADERFDQPLWSSLAETGVLAAALPESVGGSDLGPLEQTAILRELGKHVAAVPYLWSIALGAGALARFGDAAQQDLATQAGAGRVNLTVALAEERNWEPATPTTTAIETDEGWRLTGAKTTVPYANRAERILVPATVSGTTAVFLVDPAAAAVTAQQVVDRSPEFAVELTDTPGELIGTVEGGAEILDWILTRAWLGLSAMQLGTLERALDLVAEYAREREQFGKAVGSFQAVAQRLADGYIDVQGLRLAVTQAAWLLSEDLPAAEAVHTAKFWAADAGHRVAHTVVHIHGGVGIDRDHIAHNYFTAAKHNEFALGTGTDHLRALGAMLAGTPA
- a CDS encoding acyl-CoA dehydrogenase family protein; protein product: MRIAYTPQQEQLRAELRDYFARLITPERKEALSAQTGEYGQGNVYREVVQQMGHDGWLALGWPKEYGGQDRPTMDQLIFTDEAAIAGAPVPFLTINSVAPTIMHYGSEEQKKFFLPKIAAGELHFSIGYSEPGAGTDLASLRTTAVRDGDDYVINGQKMWTSLIAYADYVWLAVRTDPTAKKHKGISMLIVPTTAEGFSWTSVHTMAGPDTSATYYQDVRVPASALVGQENGGWALITNQLNHERVALTSAGPLGLALRQTVEWASNTKASDGSRVIDREWVQLNLARVHAKVEYLKLLNWEIASRADAGGDAAPRPWDASTCKVYGTELATEAYRLLMEVLGPQAYLRQDSPGAELRGRLERMHRAALILTFGGGTNEVQRDIIAMTALKQPAAAR
- a CDS encoding ferredoxin produces the protein MKISVDLDQCEANGICVGIAPDVFELDDEDVLHIANAEVPADRLADVEDAVAQCPKAALRLQ
- a CDS encoding 3-oxoacyl-ACP reductase — protein: MSNDLSLAGRVAIVTGGGAGLGRAEALALAGAGASVVVNDIADSDAVADTLAEIRALGAKAEFVAGSIAERATADALIRTAEESFGSVDIVVNNAGITRDRMLFNMSDEDFDAVVAVHLRGHFLLSRNAAAYWRGKSKQTGAPVYGRLVNTSSEAGLLGPEGQANYGAAKAGITALTLSAARALSRYGVRANAIAPRARTAMTEAVFSPAPEGGVDPLSPDHVARLVAYLASPAADAVNGQLFVVYGGMVALMAAPVVERRFDAADGQWSGRDLADMLGGYFADRPAERTFSASALIDLG
- a CDS encoding MlaE family ABC transporter permease produces the protein MNEVLAVPLRAVGGFFELIADVARSSVRRPFQWREFIDQSWFIARVSIVPTLLVAIPFTVLVSFTLNILLREIGAADLSGAGAAFGSVTQVGPIVTVLIVAGAGATAICADLGARTIREEIDAMRVLGINPVHRLVVPRVLASMFVALMLNSLVCTIGIVGGFLFSVYLQDVNPGAFVNGITLLTHLPELIISEVKAGLFGLIAGLVACYLGLNVKGGPKSVGDAVNQTVVFAFMALFVVNVVVTAVGIKFTAR
- a CDS encoding MlaE family ABC transporter permease is translated as MAFVIQSRFPRTIRRVRRMSDSLDSVGKHAVFYGRALGSIPRALVHYRTETVRLIAEISMGTGALAVIGGTVVIVGFLTLFAGGTIAVQGYSSLGNIGVEALTGFFAAFINVRIAAPVISGIGLAATIGAGSTAQLGAMRVAEEIDALESMAIRPVPYLVGTRVLAGMIAIVPLYALAVIASFLASRFATVVIYGQSAGVYDHYFSTFLIPSDILWSFAQAIFMALAVMLIHTYYGYNAAGGPVGVGVAVGNAVRASLVAVVTVTLLISLAIYGTSGNFHLSG